In Candidatus Methanosphaera massiliense, the following are encoded in one genomic region:
- a CDS encoding sugar kinase, which translates to MNKVVTFGEIMLRLSPEGYYRFLQANKFDVNYGGSEANVAISLANYGINSVFITKIPSNEIGQAAINTLRQYNVDTNSIVRGGERLGIYYMEKGASQRPSKVIYDRAYSSISQAKPTDFNWDEIFNDAEWFHFSGITPALSKQLSQICITACKKAKQHNVTVSCDLNYRSKLWTTTEANKIMTEIMPYVDVCIANEEDIDKVFGIKAENTDVEKGKINYQGYESVAKQIHDKFGCKIVACTLRTSISASDNKFTSILYDGAKIYQPKEYSIHIVDRVGGGDSFAAGLIYGILQKMSLQDSLEFATAASCLKHSIEGDFNIVTVEEVENLSKGNGTGRVQR; encoded by the coding sequence ATGAATAAAGTAGTGACATTTGGAGAAATAATGCTAAGATTATCCCCCGAGGGCTATTACAGATTTCTCCAAGCAAATAAATTTGATGTAAATTATGGTGGAAGCGAAGCAAACGTAGCTATCTCATTAGCTAATTATGGAATAAACTCAGTATTCATAACAAAAATACCGTCTAATGAAATAGGACAAGCCGCTATAAACACATTAAGACAATACAATGTAGATACAAATAGTATAGTACGTGGAGGAGAACGTCTGGGAATATACTACATGGAAAAAGGTGCAAGTCAAAGACCATCCAAAGTAATATATGACAGAGCATACTCCTCAATATCACAGGCAAAACCAACTGATTTTAACTGGGATGAAATATTTAACGATGCAGAATGGTTCCATTTCTCAGGAATAACGCCAGCATTAAGCAAGCAATTATCCCAGATATGTATCACCGCATGTAAAAAAGCAAAACAACATAACGTCACAGTAAGCTGTGACCTTAATTACCGTTCAAAACTATGGACAACTACAGAGGCAAATAAGATAATGACAGAAATCATGCCATACGTAGATGTATGCATAGCTAACGAGGAAGATATAGATAAAGTATTTGGAATAAAAGCTGAAAATACTGACGTAGAAAAAGGAAAAATAAACTATCAGGGATATGAAAGTGTAGCAAAACAGATACATGATAAATTTGGCTGTAAAATAGTAGCATGCACACTAAGAACATCCATATCAGCAAGTGATAATAAATTCACATCAATACTATATGACGGTGCAAAAATATATCAGCCAAAAGAATACTCCATTCACATAGTAGACCGTGTAGGTGGAGGAGATAGTTTTGCAGCAGGATTAATCTACGGAATCCTACAGAAAATGTCACTACAGGATTCACTAGAATTTGCAACGGCGGCAAGCTGTTTAAAACATTCCATTGAAGGAGACTTTAACATAGTCACAGTTGAAGAAGTAGAAAATCTTAGTAAAGGTAATGGTACAGGAAGAGTACAAAGATAA